The bacterium genome window below encodes:
- a CDS encoding helix-turn-helix domain-containing protein — translation MPAREPLNLDDRLALRPKEAARALGMSERKFREIQSELPRVRLGGVILFPKRALEAWLEAQAATGVASENEALDTVLGAISGVRRR, via the coding sequence ATGCCTGCTCGTGAGCCGCTCAATCTCGATGACCGCCTGGCCCTTCGGCCCAAGGAGGCGGCCCGCGCACTCGGCATGAGCGAGCGGAAGTTCCGGGAGATTCAGAGCGAGCTCCCGCGAGTGAGGCTCGGCGGGGTCATTCTGTTCCCGAAGCGGGCGCTGGAGGCGTGGTTGGAGGCGCAGGCAGCCACTGGGGTGGCCTCCGAGAACGAAGCTCTAGACACCGTCCTTGGCGCGATTTCGGGGGTCCGGCGGCGATGA
- the traF gene encoding conjugative transfer signal peptidase TraF, with the protein MGRRVRNRNPTPARRLWPLGLAAFGLLVTAKAHLAGVRFNWTASAPTGFYLERPLKLARGELVLLCLPPSVETLGRRRGYLPAGECHGRSSPALKRLVGLPGDTIALDESFLAVNGAVLLQAPIQEFDSSGRPLAHAPFGARVLPPGQVWVQGVNTARSWDSRYFGPIPIESLVASVRPLLAINPEHR; encoded by the coding sequence ATGGGCCGAAGAGTGAGGAACCGGAACCCGACCCCTGCGCGCCGCCTTTGGCCCCTCGGATTGGCTGCCTTTGGTCTTCTGGTCACGGCCAAAGCGCACCTGGCGGGCGTGCGATTCAACTGGACTGCGTCGGCACCGACCGGCTTCTACCTTGAGCGCCCCCTCAAGCTCGCTCGCGGCGAGCTGGTGCTTCTCTGCCTTCCGCCCAGTGTCGAGACGCTCGGCCGGCGGCGGGGTTACCTCCCGGCAGGCGAGTGCCATGGCCGCAGCAGCCCTGCTCTCAAGCGGCTGGTCGGGCTGCCTGGGGACACGATCGCGCTCGATGAGTCCTTCCTGGCGGTCAATGGAGCAGTGCTCCTCCAGGCGCCAATCCAAGAGTTTGACAGCTCGGGTCGGCCTCTTGCGCACGCCCCGTTCGGAGCTCGTGTCTTGCCTCCCGGCCAAGTCTGGGTCCAGGGGGTCAACACCGCCAGAAGCTGGGACAGCCGTTACTTCGGTCCAATCCCGATCGAGAGCCTCGTGGCCAGCGTGCGCCCGCTGCTGGCCATCAACCCGGAGCACCGGTGA